The Haliaeetus albicilla chromosome 11, bHalAlb1.1, whole genome shotgun sequence sequence GGAATACGAACTTTTAACTTCTCTTTTCTACGTATGGATATCCTGAAGCACACAGAGTGGGCTGTCCTTCTGGCAGTAAAATAATAGCTAGCTTACAGTTCGTACAGGTTACTACCATAAATTTTAGAAAGGTGTGCTGAAATCCTTAGgaatgcttttcaaaaagctCCTGACAGCactaaagaaatggaaaatgttgtTTTATCTACACCTAAGAAGTAATGTCTATCTTCTGAAGTACAAAGTGTATTGATCCCATGAATTTTAGATGAAATGACCTTGAAGCTTAAACTCAGAGTGCTGTTCCTACAGCCTCATACTCCTGACTGCTCCCTTAAATATTTGTTGCCTGAGGACAAAGAGGAGGAAACCAGAACtaaacaagaataaaaaggtTTGAAGTAGGTCCTTCCTTGATGTTTCCTAATACACACAGTCTGCCTTTGTCTTCTGGGCTATAAATCCTGATAAATTGCACAGTGTTTTGTCTTATATGGTCCAAAATACTGCTATTCTCAAAAACTAACCAAAATGTACTGTGCTGCCGTGTTGTGGCTCTTAGATACCATGTTGCCTTTAGTATAAATATGATTGTGCTTAGAGTAAGTATCTTTTACTTTTCCACAAAGCACAGAAAGTTTAATAGATACTGCCAAGTTAACGAGAGTGAAAACCTCAGACATCCCTCGGTTTTTCTTTGGTGGACATATCTCTTGATAAAAGATGAACCAAAAGTTAAGTCTGTTTTATGTTCAGCTCATAACCATGTTTACCTCTTTCTCCATGGGACAAATACAGAGCTATTATGAGAAGATCTGTTAATTTTTAACGGTaaacttgtatttttgttttctttgtagaaGTAACAGTGGTTTACCAAAACGGGTTACCTGTGATTTCTGTGAATCTTCCATCCCGGCGTGAACGTTGCCAATTCACGCTTAAACCTATCTCAGACTCTGTTGGTGTGTTCTTGCAACAGCTGCAAGCAGAGGACCGAGGAATAGATCGGGTTGCAATCTACTCAGCAGGTACTGTTGTTTACAAACTAATTGATTTACTTGCTTACCAGCTATTTTCATCCAGCTTCTTGCTTTTCAAGTAAAAGTTTGCTATGGTGTGAGTTCTTTGACATTCCTGAAAAAGTAGAAGGTAGAAATGGCATTCCTAGGGTAAGACTATTGTTAGCTATCCCTGTGTTGTTAGGTCTGTCAAGGAAATCTGACTGTAGAGTGAAGGAGCAGGAAAACATGCCTGATGCTTAGCTTACAGACATCAGTCCTAATGGAGGTGATTTTGGTGAGTTTCCTATTATTTAGTAGGAAAGATGCAAGCTATGCAACTGATGTAGAGGTTCTAAGGATTTGTAAGGAACTGGCTGTATAAGGTGGTACAAGGGAAATGGTATCTTGCTTAGCTATGAAAACTCAGTCATGTTTCACTTAATGTCTTATTTCACTGTTGTGCTCAGTTGTTTTGTGTCTGCTAGCCACCAAAGCTCTGAAACATTGTTAGGATTTCTTATGGAAGTGCCATCAAAGCCAGTTATTTTCTTAAGTCTTGGCCTTGGAGGGAGGTGTTCGCTAGGTTAGTGATGTCAATGCTGTCCAATACCAGAGATTGAAGTAATTTCTAATGCCAGTGGAGAGAGATGAAGGTTACTTAAGTGGATTGTTTTGCAAAACATAGTAAAACATTAAAAGTGTGTGGGTTGAAAGGAGCTGCTTTTTATAAGATGACCCCAAATATCACAGATGTAGAAAAGCTGCTGCATATGTAGCTCAGCTAGTCTTTGCCATATAAGGTCTCCcagtgtgtgtgtctgtgtgtgtatatatatccaTCTTGACAAAGAGTattgtctgtgggaaagtgtaGAAGTCCAACAACTGGATTTGGAATGGCATTACAACTTAACCACAGCACGTTTAGGTACTTTGTTTCTACTGTTTAATGAGTCGTCTCTTTGCCTTACAGATGGCACACGTGTCGCCTCCTCCACAGGCATAGATTTGCTTCTGCTGGATGACTTCAAACTGATCATTAATGATGTCACGTACCATGTTAGACCACCAAAGAGAGGTAAACCAGCCTGGTTCTGGTAAACgtcagaaataaatttcagtaTGCAGTTCCCTGTTCAATTGCAGCATGCTTTATTAACTTGTTCAAGAACGTGAAGAGTTATTTCTGAAGGAAACCATGCAGTTTCTAATCCTGCTCTTGGAGTCTAATTTAGTGATATCCAAGTAATCAGAGTAGTCAGtgatgaaaagcaaatattcatTCTGCTCAAAGCTAGTAGCCCCTGTAAGaagaataaatgaagaaatgtaatttcttttaatttctaaatttttataaattttcttctaactactgaaaagtaatttaatataACTCATTCTGAAGGAGTACAATACAAAATGGGAATTAGATTGAAACTTAACATTATCTGATTTGGAAGAATAAATGATTCCCTCGCTTGATAGTTAACATTGTTTCCTTTTAAGTGTGATACTTTGAAAATTGCAAATAAACCTTGAAACTTTGTTAGCTGacaaacagtgaaataaatgagACTGTGCTCTTAGAAAGTTAGATTACTAAGAATCAAATAGGAAGGGAAACCAACCTATTTTGAATTAAtaagaaaatctttttaaataatgggCTTTGGACAGTTGTGTAACTTTCAAGATGTGAAAATTTGCAAGAAGCTTTTGAGATGCTCCAGGGTTACTGGCAGAGCCAGGAACTTGGTATTTTCATCTACTGTCTATTCTTTATCCTAGGCAACTTTATAGGCTTCATAAAGCACCAGGTTCTTGCACGCCTATACTTCCCTCTGAGGACTTAACCAAAAGGACCAGATATTGAAATGTTGATCTGCTTGTTGCTTGGCTCACAGTGGAGGATTTTTGTCTACCTTACTGTTCTGTTATTGTTGCAGGCAATAATGTGAACTTTGCAAgcagtatttttctaaaaagaatttttagCCCCGTAGACAGGCAAACAGATTAGGAAGGATTTATAACTTGTCTTGCATGTCCAGTTGAAGTCAGATGGTGGAAATACCATCCATGATTTGTCTGGATGTTTTCCCTAGCGTTTGGGCCTTCCTCTCTTATGCCTCTCTTCAAGCAGTAGATAATGAACAAAATCGTTCATAAGGCAAAAGCTGTGAGGGAACTGTTAATGTTCCTTTTACTGTCTTGACCAGTCTGAGTAAGGCAACACGTTAAAGCAAGTTGATCTATCAAAAATAAGGAGACTGACCACATCTTTTGGGTCTGAGACTACCCTGGGTGGCTGAATTCTAGGAAGATCTGCTGATATATGCCATCTTCCGTTGTAGATGTAGTTCGCTTCCAAGGACCTTTTtgcaaggaaaataataaaaatgtattctaGCATTTTACTGTTCACAGTATAAAAATACCACgtaaaaaagatatttcttacTTGGGGAACTTTGTGCAGGCACCTGTCCTTAGTATGTGGGAGACTCTGGAATTGGGAGTACAGCATTGGGTGAGATACTTTTTGTCCCCTATCTGTGGGTTAGACTGACCTCCCCTAGAGATGTGTTTTTCCAAACTCCTTAAAAGCACCTAAACAGAAAACTCTCCATTAAGATTGGGTATCTCAATTACTGGatatcacacacacaaaaaagttaCTCTCTGCTCTGTCACCCCACTTCTCTGTGTCCTGAATGTGGTATTTTCACACACTTGTAAGGCATCATAGGCCAGAGAAGTGGAGTAAGGATTTTAACAAGGTATCTCTTCTAACTATTAGTGCCTGAGAGCAGGTGATGCTATCCAGCCTAGCTGGTCTAGTCTGTAATTTTTAATACAACTAAATGAGAATGCAAACATGGTGTCCATTTCTGCACTGGAGAAACTGCTGTCCCAAGGTAAGGCAATTCATACATCCCGCTTACCTAGTGTTTGAGAGAGCAAAGTCTGTGTCAGTGAGTCAGTATGTTTTTTTGGTTAGGTTGCTTGTATGATATACCCATTGTGTGTTGGTAGGTGAGCTCTAGGATCACCTAGGTTACGTGAAATTGCTGCCTCTGATTCATTTGCCAAGGAGATTTCTATAGTTAGTTCATACTAAAATGAATGTGCTCGTAAATAGGCGCTGAGGTTAGTTCTGTTAAACTTCTTAGctattgcttttccatttttacaaAATCACCCTGGgtattttgaaatggaaatgccAGAACACTGTAATCTTAAACACTAAGTACTTTTTGATTGTCACTTCCcctatgaagaaaaaaaaataaatccatgtgTTCCTATGGAACAGGAGCCCTTTAGCCAGGAGGGGGTTATGGTGTGCTTTGTGTGCCTTGGCACAGACAACTGAGTCACTTCTTTCCCTTGAGCTGCTAGTGTTAAAACTTAAGCTGTCCACAGCTTTTTATGCATTGGTAAAATCATCTTTTGAGAAGATAACCTAAGGTATGAGCCCAGGATgctacaaaaattatttttttaaaaaatgtctttattcgGCTAATGTCAAGTTCTTTTGCTTTAACAtgaaacttgtttttttccatacGAAGTGTGTGATACAATACTGGTAGTCACAACTCTCTTACAAATTGATTTCCTTTAGGAAACCTTTTTGTGTTGAAATGTGGGGACAAAGGCAGTTTCAGTTAGTGGCCCTGTTACTGTCTCTATTTAAATACTGTGAGGGAGAATTTCATTGCCCTGTAGGCAGTACAGCAGGGAGTTGCCCACAAAGTGTTGGGAAACAATTCCTGGCATTGGTACTCAAAATAATTATCATAAGACTGCATGTTCTTGGACCACTAACCCAAGATGTTTGGTTGCTGTCATGAATAACTATGGTTGCTGATGGTCTGTAGTCTGAATTCTGGCTGTTTCTTGACAGCTGGTGTGATGGATCATACTAGTTTAGTTGTTCGTTTGTCTTCGTTGAGTCTTGTATATAAATATGGATCAGAAGTGGCTGTTGATATTTGGCAAGCTTAACAGTATGTAtctcttttccttgttcttATCAAATTTTAGGAATGTCCAATAATAAAGCCTGGTTATCTTTTGAAGAAATCATATCGTCTTAGTGTGCTGGAGCTCTTCCAAAGGCTTCTTTGTTGAAAAGATAGTTTTATACATTTCCTGTGCAGACTAATAGCAGTTTCTGAAGAGTATATGAGAAGTTCTGTGGATACATGCATATAAagcagtctctttttttttctagagctTTTAAGCCATGAAAATGCAACAACGCTGAATGATGTCAAGACATTGGTTCAGCAGTTGTATACCGCCTTGTGCATTGAGGAGCACCAGCTGAACAAAGAGAAGGAGCTGATAGGGAGACTAGAGGAATTGAAGGAGCAACTAGCACCACTAGAAAAAGTGAGAAGTTTCTCATTGTATTTTACTTATCCTCCAAATGCAGCCTAAATTTATTTCAAGGTTTTAATTGGCATGCTCCAAATAGTTTTAAGATCATCGAAGCAGAAGATGTGCTGAGTGTGTACTCAGCCAGGTCTGTTTCTGGTTTCAGTGGAAGTATTTTGTCTCCTTGCTTTATATAGTTGGAAATGAACTTGGTAGTAAATAAAGACTGGGACTAATGCAACAGAACATCTGTGAACATAAGAGAAATAAACATCTTTGTGAGGCATTCAGAGCATGTTCAGAGTAAAATATGGTTGATGGCAAGGTACTGGTGGAAAAGTCTAGATTTGTCTGCATAATCTAGACTCTAATCATATCAAACCACTCTAATAATTTCAAACCTCTTAATATAAATACAAGGTGCTATTTTTACATTATCTCTTAATGATattaacataattatttttgagaATACAAGGTGTGTGCTTCTGTCTTTGGCAGGTAAGGATGGAGCtcagcaggaaagcagagaagaggaCAACCTTGGTGTTGTGGGGAGGCCTGGCCTACATGGCCACTCAGTTTGGGATTCTGGCCCGCCTCACCTGGTGGGAGTATTCTTGGGACATTATGGAACCAGTCACCTATTTCATCACCTATGGTAGTGCCATGGCAATGTATGCTTATTTCGTAATGACTCGCCAGGTAGGACTTGTTGTGCTGACGTTGACACTTCAGTAGAAGACTTTCTTTGAGCTCTACTCCctagaaaaatagcaaaattgTGCCTGTTAGATGTAGCTTTGCCTTTTCCTTATCCTGTCAGAACCTAGATGCGGCTTGATTTAATTAGTGCTGTCCAGGATGGTGGTGTATAGTTGTGGGTTTTCTGGTGGTGGTCATTGCTGATTTCATGGTTCTCTTACCATAAATGCTTATGTGTATGTTGGGTGGTTGACTGCTTTAGCTATACAGGTTCATCTACTGACAGGTAATGGTTTCTGCATGCACACCCATGCAGCTTCACACACATTGACTTGCACCGGAGGCTTCCCAAGTGCTGTGATATATGAACCCAAATAAACTGTGGGTGCATGAGGTACCATCTGCATTTCAAAGAAGCCCATCTCTCCGACAGGAGATGCCGGCCTTTTTAAAGGGACAAAGGTTAAGGGATCTTGTTGGAAATACTTTTGTTTAGGTGTTTCATGGATCTGGCCTCCCATGCAGGTGAAGGATCCTTCTCTGGATCCTTGTAGTTGTGAGAGACTCTGTGTGGATTTTCTAGTACATGGTTTGTTTCATCACTCCCATTTAAACTTCATAATCCCATTTAAATAATGAGGGAGAGAGGGACTGCTCAAAGAGTCTCTGCTGTCACAAGACCATCAGGACAGATGCTGCAGGTGTTCCAGTGCGGTGTCCCAGGGGTCTGTCAGCTGCGTCGTTTCAGGGCCTGAGGCGTGCCCCTTTCAGGGATGCTCAGTAGTTTCTGCCAAGTGCTCTTGGAACTTCTGCCATGTTTGAACTCAGATTTGATGTTTTAATCATGCTCTGTATCAATTAGTGCCTCTTCTGCCACACCTTAAAATCTCAGTGTTTCAGGGGTGGTATGGCTCTGAATGCAGGTTTTTTCTCCACCTGACAGCCCTAATTGTTGGATGTATACCAGGCACAGAGGCTATGTGATGTTCCAGTGCAAGGGAGAGTTAACTTCAGCAGGCAGACCTGTGCTTTGTAGAGGCTATGTGGGATTTGGTGttaacagctctgctgctcagaGTTATCTGCACACTTTAAAGAGCTGTGACTTTTTGCAGTAGAGTATCCTTGGCAAAAGCTGTGGTATTGGGTTCTTGTTCTCACATCTATTGTTGCTTTAATTAGCCATTGCATGTTTATGACCTTAAGAAAAAGAGAGCAAGGGCCATCTTAGAAGGGCTTTTTCCAGTATTTAtagcttccccccaccccccaccccccccaccctttTTCCCCACAAAGTTGTCAGTATCGGAACCCTGAAATGTGTTAGTTTTTGTTCTCTCTGCATGGAAGGATTCACACATTCAGGACAGGAGGGAGGTGATGGTAACTCACTGCTGGAGCATAACATACTAGTAGAGAAGCAAATGCTTGACTGTACTGGGTCTAGCTGGGACGGAGTTAATGttcttcatagcagctggtatggtgttgtgttttggatttgtgaccacaACAGTCTtgtaacacaccaatgtttttgctattgctgaacagtgcttgcacagcatcaaggccttctctgtttcttgttCCTCCCTGACCCGCCCCCCAggagtaggctgggggtgggtgaGGCATTGCAAGGGGTCACAGCTGGGAAGCTGACCTGAACTGCCCAAAGAGATATTTCATACCATATAATGTCATGTTTAGCAATAAGTGGGGGCggggaaattattttctccaaagTAGCTGTTGCTCGGaggctggctgggcattggtctgctggtgggaggtggtgagtgattgctTTTGCATCACTCTTACGGTtggttggtggtttttgtttttttttcttcacttattaaactgtctttatcttgacttttaaggttgggtttttttcttgggttttttttgcccttttgaTTGTCTTCCCCCATCTGGCTGTGGGGGAGTGACTGACTAAGTGggggcttagctgctggctggagtcACCCCACCACACTGGGTGAGCTTAGACAATGCTGTCTGGTCTTGTGCCTTCGCTGACAGAAACTAGTTGTCCTCCCAAAACACACCTGATAAATACTGTGCTAATGGTATCCTGTGTTGCATCCTGTTGTGGCTTTGTTCCTatcttttctacttttttctttttaggaataTGTTTATCCAGATGCCAGAGACAGACAGTACTTACTATTTTTCCATAAAGGAGCCAAAAAGACACGATTTGATCTAGAGAAATACAATCAACTTAAGGATGCAATTGCTCAGGTAACAAGagtttttccagaaataagACAAAGAAATTATTGCTTGTTAGCTCTTAGCTGCTATTAATAGAAGCACCTCAAACAAGAATGGATGTATCTTAAGTTTTCAGCCCATTTTCTTGTTACAGCCCCAGTGCAATCACTGAATTGGCTTTGATATGTCCAGGAATAGAACTGCTGGATGCGTAAATTAACAAGAAATGGTTGCCTATATCTATCTGTAAGGGCCTTTTAGAAACTGCTGGTAAATCTTGAGTTGCTTCAGGCACTTCATGCCTCAGAGAAGCCTAATTCaagatttcctttcttctcagcTCCTACACACCAGATGGATTTAGTAAGGAATGAAGACTTGCATCCATTCAGTTCATGTCTTCCTGACATAGCACTTCAGTGCACTGCATtgcatttctggaaaataatGTTCAAAAAATTTAGCTGTATTGTTAGAGGCGATGGGGACAGATTTCTCATATTCTGGAGACAGATACTTTTGGCAGACCGTCCACATTGTGGAATCTGTTCAACAAAGGAGTAGGGTAGAGATCTTTCCTTGTGTTTCTGAGAGCCTTTTGGCAGAAGGATGGCAtgagcagaaaaagcagagctACCACATTCTTTTTCACTGCTCCATATCATTGTCTGTTTATTCCCAGACTCTGGAAATGACAGTGTAGGATATACGGGGTAAGATGTATTCTCCCCCTGCCTTGGAGAAGGAGCTGCGCAAGGAGTAGAGGGAGGTCAGGGCTAGGCTCTTTTGGTTTCATGAGAAAACCAAGAAAGATCTCTGGGTTTTCTCATGCCGTGTTGAATACGGGTACCCTTGGATGGTATCTTCATGGAGTTTTTCTTCTAGAATCAACCATTCCCATTAAtctggttgggttttggtttttatttaaacaaacaaacaaaaccaaacccaacgAAATGAAACAACCCCAACCCGGTTCCAGTGAGTTTGTGGACCAAATCTTCCCTACCATATTCCTTTTAAGTGGCTGCACGTAGACAAGTTTAGAGAAGTACAGAGCAAATGTCTTAAGTGCTGAGAATGGTTTTTCCAAATATAAGCCTGTgacttcattttactttttgaaCACTTCCTTCTGTacaggaaaaacaaggaaatgcAGAAGAGCTTTCCATTCTGTCAAGGGGAGCAGTATTGGGGAAGGTGTATCAGGAGCTTGTTCTTTATAATGTGTCTTTTACTTTTAGGCAGAATTGGACCTTAAGAGGCTTCGAGATCCACTGCAGGTTCACCTGCCCATCCAGCAAATTGATGAAAAGGATTGATCAGCAAAGAAGCTCTGAACCCCGGCAAAAAACCTGTTCATAGCTCttgcctttttaattaaagcattgCAGGTGGAAGCTGGGAGGTAGTGTGGGGGTGG is a genomic window containing:
- the MCU gene encoding calcium uniporter protein, mitochondrial isoform X1, with product MAATAGRSLPLLLCRRRPAALTAAGCFPALGRRRQQQQQQRHRTVHQRLSPWQSVRVVYCSTVVPSDEVTVVYQNGLPVISVNLPSRRERCQFTLKPISDSVGVFLQQLQAEDRGIDRVAIYSADGTRVASSTGIDLLLLDDFKLIINDVTYHVRPPKRELLSHENATTLNDVKTLVQQLYTALCIEEHQLNKEKELIGRLEELKEQLAPLEKVRMELSRKAEKRTTLVLWGGLAYMATQFGILARLTWWEYSWDIMEPVTYFITYGSAMAMYAYFVMTRQEYVYPDARDRQYLLFFHKGAKKTRFDLEKYNQLKDAIAQAELDLKRLRDPLQVHLPIQQIDEKD
- the MCU gene encoding calcium uniporter protein, mitochondrial isoform X2 codes for the protein MTARSFDSVLVHQRLSPWQSVRVVYCSTVVPSDEVTVVYQNGLPVISVNLPSRRERCQFTLKPISDSVGVFLQQLQAEDRGIDRVAIYSADGTRVASSTGIDLLLLDDFKLIINDVTYHVRPPKRELLSHENATTLNDVKTLVQQLYTALCIEEHQLNKEKELIGRLEELKEQLAPLEKVRMELSRKAEKRTTLVLWGGLAYMATQFGILARLTWWEYSWDIMEPVTYFITYGSAMAMYAYFVMTRQEYVYPDARDRQYLLFFHKGAKKTRFDLEKYNQLKDAIAQAELDLKRLRDPLQVHLPIQQIDEKD
- the MCU gene encoding calcium uniporter protein, mitochondrial isoform X3; the protein is MPSAGIGVHQRLSPWQSVRVVYCSTVVPSDEVTVVYQNGLPVISVNLPSRRERCQFTLKPISDSVGVFLQQLQAEDRGIDRVAIYSADGTRVASSTGIDLLLLDDFKLIINDVTYHVRPPKRELLSHENATTLNDVKTLVQQLYTALCIEEHQLNKEKELIGRLEELKEQLAPLEKVRMELSRKAEKRTTLVLWGGLAYMATQFGILARLTWWEYSWDIMEPVTYFITYGSAMAMYAYFVMTRQEYVYPDARDRQYLLFFHKGAKKTRFDLEKYNQLKDAIAQAELDLKRLRDPLQVHLPIQQIDEKD